Proteins encoded within one genomic window of Aspergillus nidulans FGSC A4 chromosome VII:
- a CDS encoding uncharacterized protein (transcript_id=CADANIAT00008693), whose amino-acid sequence MSATSPSRHRPISFVGKWLDTIEETAAPQSTSYPGRRSLPRSSKSNLTGSTLVGPRRRQYTGISLDTRPRVVYVESASPRKSRKDAFRAVFHSWKATLTTRTTSHEAFPAALRDNPELAIAELSSHLSANFAVLIEAALRNSPSKALSARQICKEIMRADHWYRAHKKFGWQECVARELSSNPVFQPVIECRQGRVRNKGVKWQLTAVDPSLAITTAPWRAPRNSVPYPLELSTEAESTERQMEQSRPEGTDTPQAPRPSLAALATASVLSSTLPLHPQPAEDPIAKKEALVSFTALGPSRSPAIISYNDAPPPSHQSGENVFRPDKADDTEGGSELPRGRGSNDEQKHPGRSDGNENRKRQRLSSPERTRSRRKFAALYHISPVPPPLRPQLPRLNIPESLPVQVDNSARPSPASSTAATADLTPADTSSTQAPTPSNSSDQQSSNSRIPITEALKTLVYRIQRIEERLSTCEENTTRLLQKCEMPSGHGPNMMIPTQMAEASLLGGSIYSQCIASDGSMLSPGSHNPSIRSNSSLSNCPPLGSSTAVTTGTPSENTPSEELFSPDFDVHLPFGNPENLGAGATDTDADGGLVEDSFMPDLDFEAWNEEHIGAFGSVPSFVFSSC is encoded by the exons ATGAGCGCTACCAGCCCCTCAAGACATCGACCGATATCGTTTGTGGGGAAGTGGCTGGATACGATAGAAGAAACAGCGGCACCACAGTCCACTAGCTACCCCGGCCGCAGGTCTTTACCACGTTCGAGCAAATCAAACCTCACTGGGTCCACACTCGTTGGCCCACGCCGGCGACAATATACCGGTATCTCTCTAGATACTCGTCCTCGTGTGGTCTACGTCGAGTCCGCGAGCCCTAGAAAGAGCAGAAAAGACGCCTTCCGCGCCGTCTTTCACAGCTGGAAAGCCACTCTTACCACGCGGACAACGAGCCATGaagccttcccagcagcCCTTCGCGATAACCCCGAGCTCGCCATTGCAGAGCTCAGCTCGCATTTGTCCGCCAACTTTGCGGTCTTAATCGAGGCGGCTCTGCGGAACAGCCCGTCAAAGGCGCTGTCTGCTCGCCAGATATGCAAGGAGATCATGCGAGCGGATCATTGGTACCGCGCCCATAAGAAATTCGGCTGGCAGGAATGTGTCGCGCGCGAACTTTCCTCGAACCCCGTGTTCCAACCGGTGATCGAATGCCGCCAGGGTAGGGTTAGGAATAAGGGGGTGAAGTGGCAACTCACCGCAGTTGATCCTTCTCTTGCGATTACGACTGCTCCCTGGCGGGCGCCGCGGAATTCGGTTCCCTATCCGCTGGAGCTATCAACTGAAGCGGAATCTACTGAGAGGCAGATGGAGCAGTCCCGCCCTGAAGGTACAGACACGCcgcaagctcctcgtccgtcTTTAGCGGCGCTTGCCACCGCGTCTGTATTATCATCGACACTACCCCTACATCCTCAACCTGCGGAAGATCCAATCGCAAAGAAAGAGGCTTTGGTATCCTTTACGGCACTTGGCCCTTCTCGTAGCCCCGCGATAATATCATACAACGATGCGCCTCCACCTTCGCACCAGTCTGGTGAGAATGTATTCAGGCCTGACAAGGCCGACGATACCGAGGGAGGATCGGAGCTGCCTCGAGGTCGCGGATCGAATGATGAGCAAAAGCACCCTGGACGCAGTGACGGCAATGAAAATAGGAAGCGCCAGCGATTATCCTCGCCTGAACGGACAAGGTCCAGACGCAAATTTGC AGCATTGTATC ATATTTCACCGGTGCCGCCGCCTCTACGGCCTCAACTACCTCGCCTAAACATCCCCGAGTCTCTGCCCGTCCAAGTGGACAATAGCGCACGCCCAAGTCCAGCTTCCTCAACTGCGGCCACGGCAGACCTGACCCCTGCCGACACCAGCTCGACCCAGGCCCCCAcacccagcaacagcagcgaCCAGCAGTCGTCTAATTCTCGTATTCCTATTACTGAGGCACTGAAAACTCTTGTATACCGCATTCAGCGCATTGAGGAACGGCTTTCTACGTGTGAAGAAAATACGACCCGGTTGCTACAGAAGTGTGAAATGCCGTCAGGCCATGGTCCAAACATGATGATCCCCACGCAAATGGCTGAAGCATCACTTCTTGGGGGCTCTATTTATTCTCAATGCATCGCTTCAGACGGCTCCATGCTTTCTCCAGGCAGTCATAATCCAAGCATCCGGTCTAACAGCTCTCTGTCAAACTGCCCCCCGCTCGGCTCGTCCACGGCTGTAACCACTGGGACACCTTCAGAAAACACACCTAGTGAGGAACTCTTTTCGCCGGACTTTGATGTGCACTTGCCTTTCGGAAACCCAGAGAATCTAGGTGCCGGAGCAACCGACACCGATGCTGATGGCGGCCTGGTAGAAGACAGTTTTATGCCCGACCTGGACTTCGAAGCCTGGAACGAGGAGCATATTGGAGCATTTGGGTCGGTGCCTAGTTTCGTCTTCAGTAGTTGCTGA
- a CDS encoding uncharacterized protein (transcript_id=CADANIAT00008694), which produces MASTDKPQILLLCLSYREFLDEVYSPLFNSLVEVAHIKRAKTASAAISALASTTFKAVIIADEGLTKRNTANQEVLGRVKYYIENGGLAIVGLHFPNFTTMDRFKAFFQAFGLPWKDGDYHRTTFQLNPSATLPESTEPASLPGPYSMKALHVTNARPLEKIFVPIEGAVTQSHVFAPGYVDQTQAAVVGAKLGSGHLVYCGDVNGEDGSNQLMLALCGF; this is translated from the coding sequence ATGGCGTCAACAGACAAACCCcagattctccttctctgcctctcATACCGCGAATTTCTCGACGAGGTCTACTCCCCACTATTTAACAGCCTGGTTGAAGTAGCGCACATCAAGCGCGCAAAGACTGCGTCTGCCGCAATCAGCGCCCTCGCCTCGACCACCTTCAAAGCAGTCATCATTGCCGACGAAGGCCTTACTAAACGCAATACCGCAAACCAGGAAGTCCTTGGCAGAGTCAAATATTACATTGAAAATGGCGGTCTCGCTATCGTCGGCCTGCATTTCCCCAATTTCACGACCATGGACAGGTTCAAAGCGTTCTTCCAAGCATTCGGCCTTCCCTGGAAAGATGGCGACTATCACCGCACTACCTTCCAGCTCAATCCGTCTGCTACCTTGCCCGAGAGTACCGAACCCGCGTCGTTGCCTGGACCGTATAGCATGAAGGCACTCCATGTTACAAATGCCAGGCCCCTAGAGAAGATCTTTGTCCCTATTGAGGGCGCAGTGACACAGAGTCATGTTTTTGCGCCGGGGTATGTTGATCAGACACAGGCCGCTGTTGTGGGGGCGAAACTTGGCTCGGGACATCTCGTGTATTGTGGAGATGTTAATGGGGAGGATGGATCGAACCAGCTAATGTTGGCGCTTTGCGGGTTTTAG
- a CDS encoding uncharacterized protein (transcript_id=CADANIAT00008696), giving the protein MSEMPELLSLPAEILQNIFAQADQETCRSLRLVNRLLGEIGQHNVFETLVIQLTQDYYGYDLEKIVKRPDIAALVTKIYVNTYDPNEPQLWMGKDETSESLGVLLGLLSRLPRLQSVVLRFHPECPEDDSWGEHPQGEDFRQAVMQEALSTFAAMPQLKELGLRDLWNVHDEEPKVVADRNTVLSRLESLRLNVINVNQGMQGSSDYHREAPQKFWPALPSIWLKPALSNLQHLTLYSTMYTGFFPKCDLADLHFPKLRSLALGNHVFAHDSQLSWILSHSSTLSELYLDDCTILFQAAVFAEKLDLYETRQHTILPPSSFAPHPKLPEHSLYAAYSTRWADYFRAFKEELPHLRKFRFGHSPDWWEDDSMPFENEESIEIGFGSESYLVFCDGYLPSEYMERMIWDNPDEKGEALEPSKEDRVALEELCRKVGVMVTLED; this is encoded by the exons ATGTCAGAAATGCCGGAACTGCTCTCTCTCCCTGCTGAGATTCTGCAGAACATCTTCGCCCAAGCAGACCAAGAAACATGCAGGTCGCTGCGCCTCGTGAATCGCCTCCTTGGTGAGATCGGGCAACACAATGTTTTCGAAACCCTGGTCATTCAACTCACACAGGATTACTACGGCTATGACCTGGAAAAGATCGTAAAACGACCAGACATTGCTGCTCTCGTTACTAAGATATATGTGAATACCTATGATCCCAACGAA CCACAACTGTGGATGGGTAAAGATGAGACAAGTGAATCTTTGGGGGTTCTACTTGGGCTACTGAGTCGACTGCCTCGTCTACAGAGTGTAGTCCTGCGCTTCCATCCTGAGTGCCCTGAAGACGATTCTTGGGGCGAGCACCCGCAGGGAGAAGACTTTCGGCAGGCTGTTATGCAGGAAGCACTGAGTACTTTCGCTGCCATGCCTCAGCTAAAAGAGCTCGGGTTGCGTGATCTGTGGAATGTTCACGATGAAGAACCCAAGGTTGTCGCAGATCGGAACACGGTTTTATCGAGACTCGAGTCTCTCCGACTTAACGTGATCAATGTCAATCAAGGCATGCAGGGGAGCTCTGATTACCAC AGAGAAGCTCCCCAGAAATTCTGGCCCGCCCTCCCTTCCATCTGGCTGAAACCCGCTTTGTCAAACCTCCAACACCTAACTCTCTACTCAACAATGTACACCGGCTTCTTTCCTAAATGTGACCTGGCCGATCTGCACTTCCCCAAACTTAGATCCCTCGCACTGGGAAACCACGTCTTCGCACACGACTCACAACTGAGCTGGATCCTCTCACACAGCTCAACCCTAAGCGAGCTCTATCTCGACGACTGCACTATCCTCTTCCAAGCTGCCGTATTCGCCGAGAAACTCGACCTCTATGAAACGCGTCAACATACCATCCTCCCTCCCAGCAGCTTCGCCCCGCATCCGAAACTACCAGAGCATAGTCTCTATGCTGCCTATAGTACGCGGTGGGCGGACTATTTCCGGGCCTTCAAGGAGGAGTTGCCGCACCTGCGGAAATTCAGGTTCGGGCATTCGCCAGACTGGTGGGAGGATGACTCAATGCCCtttgagaatgaggagagtaTAGAGATTGGATTTGGTTCTGAGAGCTATCTGGTGTTTTGTGATGGATATTTGCCGAGTGAATATATGGAGAGGATGATCTGGGATAATCCCgatgagaagggggaggCGTTGGAGCCTAGCAAGGAGGATAGGGTTGCGTTGGAGGAGCTCTGTAGGAAAGTCGGCGTCATGGT
- a CDS encoding uncharacterized protein (transcript_id=CADANIAT00008692) codes for MAYHEPLDAAPTSGHLPIEVPNSVAPCNSSITPNNTLFEQEPDRDDEIQRYLQATGETIYQSWRPSLTASPYLVQSNVQYHYPSSQSQNPGFPGSTSSFMQRNVTQADYHYSMNTHAPSTAMSDLSLARETTPTGILQCRWEGCTYTRDFGRVELFVVSVISLYSGIADMDIRWDLHRKRSNFCFSYR; via the exons ATGGCCTACCACGAACCGTTAGATGCCGCCCCAACCAGCGGCCATCTACCTATAGAGGTCCCGAACTCTGTCGCTCCTTGCAACTCCTCCATAACTCCCAACAATACCCTGTTTGAACAGGAACCTGACAGAGATGACGAAATTCAACGCTATCTCCAAGCCACGGGCGAAACAATTTACCAATCGTGGCGGCCTTCGCTCACAGCCTCGCCATATCTAGTCCAATCAAACGTCCAATATCATTATCCAAGCAGCCAATCCCAGAACCCTGGGTTCCCTGGCTCTACGTCATCGTTCATGCAGCGCAACGTGACACAGGCGGACTACCATTATTCGATGAACACGCACGCCCCTTCAACTGCGATGTCTGACCTCTCACTTGCTAGAGAAACTACACCAACCGGAATTTTGCAATGCAGATGGGAAGGATGCACATATACAAGGGATTTCGGCC GAGTAGAGCTATTTGTCGTCAGTGTTATTTCACTTTACTCTGGTATTGCTGATATGGACATTCGTTGGGATTTGCACAGAAAGCGCTCGAActtttgcttctcttatCGCTAA
- a CDS encoding uncharacterized protein (transcript_id=CADANIAT00008695) yields MRRPFTMTMEEESVALLLQQLQELRTEMRTQKQQLQEENNSLRAELQAVRNSQLRNHPPVTTTVTSATPTPYERSYPRPRHPDVEPFTGEDPKDYPPFQMNLRTKFAIDAACYPTEEEQVYYAYSRLRGKASQRVLPWLLARQKSETPVLWAEFSAVLDKAFGDPDRQRKALSYLNEFDEELLNAGGINWDDNQKKALLDTAINVELLKAMVGIRQEDSYDNYCNQLREINHNLQRVARLTRKGSRAAVPTHVARTRPAGGSDRTGTPDQMDWEATHAQIAALQKEVAALRCLTYGVISDKFVKIHQIPTIPIHPKPFKGVTGNIEEINKIVRVQLDIGAHTEKGAYFYVIPDNLGYDLILGLPWLEQHDGRLEAKRGRLYLCTTGVRLWSTTKRPLPKLNIAQISAATMGGFIQRKRCRGQDIEIFAVSLADIQKALAPKRHIDPRTKLPRQYWKYLRLFEQDKAEELPPHRGDGIDHKIELVQEESGKDPLKGFIRVSHSPAAAPVLFVRKPGGGLRFCVDYRALNAITKKDRYPLPLIHETLNQIGQARWFTKLDVSAAFHKIRIAKGQEWMTAFHEFCSAYIDDVLVYTNGDLRQHRKHVRMVLKKLEEAGLYLDIKKCEFECKETKYLGFIIQAGKGIKMDPEKVKAIKEWETPTTIKGVRGFLGFANFYRRFIPNFSGIVRPLNNLTKKGTPFLWTKECQDSFDLLKEKFITGPVLATFNPSYRTVVETDSSGYNTGGVLSQYNEKGELHPCAYFSKRNSPAECNYEIYDKELLAIVRCLEAWDAELRSCGEFQVITDHKNLEYFFSPRKLTERHVRWSLFLSRFNFKLVYRKGSANQRADALSRRDQDMPDDEDDRLDAQDHILFRGRRWVPDSEQLRTSIIQAAHDSILTGHPGREQTYLLVSREYFWPNMSRDIRRFVRNCDICGRTKSWRDQRRGLLKPLPVPDRPWQEVSMDFITDLPESEGCTNIMVITDRLTKGVILEGMSETDSESVAWALVRVLISKHGIPKAITSDRGSQFTSDTWARICTLTGINRRLSTAYHPQTDGSTERMNSTVETYLRMYTCYDQKDWNRLLPLAELAINGRTSTATGHLAEEPTKSPIQKGEAIVRKVKEALDWAQASMAYSQQNTENQANKHRSPATNYQVGDKVWLSLKNIRTDRPSKKLDWKNAKYEVIGLVGSHAVRLNTPPGIHPVFHVDLLRLASSDPLPSQKNDDSQPPSIMVNGEEEYMVEKILDERRRRYGRGHRLEYLVKWSGYAQPTWEAATALEEVQALDEWLDRTKQYRLQDGSLNRDAYIKAKAT; encoded by the exons atgaggagaccttttactatgacaatggaagaagaaagcgtcgcattgttgctacagcagctccaggagctccgtacagagatgcggactcagaaacaacagctccaagaagagaataacagcttacgggcggaactacaggccgtacggaactcgcaactgagaaaccatccaccagttaccactacagttacatccgcaacgcccaccccctacgaacgaagctatccccgtcctcgtcacccggatgtcgaaccctttactggagaagaccctaaggactaccctcctttccagatgaaccttcgtacgaagtttgcaatcgacgccgcctgctaccctacagaggaggaacaagtttactatgcctacagccgcctgagaggaaaagccagccagcgtgtactaccatggctcttggctcgccagaaatctgagactcccgtgctatgggcagaattctccgcggtactagacaaggcctttggtgaccctgaccgacagagaaaggctctt agttacttgaatgaatttgacgaagaacttcttaatgctggagggattaattgggatgataaccagaagaaggccttgttggacacggcaattaatgttgagttgctaaaagccatggttggtattaggcaggaggattcgtacgacaactactgtaatcaactgcgcgaaatcaaccacaacctccagagagtggccaggcttacacgaaaaggatctcgcgctgctgtccccacgcatgtcgctcgtacaagaccagcaggaggctctgaccggaccgggacccctgatcaaatggactgggaagccacccatgctcaaattgcagccctacaaaaggaagtcgcggccctcc gctgcctgacctatggggtaatcagtgacaagtttgtcaagatacatcaaatacccaccatacctatccacccgaaacctttcaagggagtgaccgggaatatagaggagattaataagattgtacgggttcagctagacatcggggcgcatacagaaaaaggagcctacttctatgtgatacccgataacctgggctatgacttgatcttgggactcccctggctggagcaacatgatggaaggttagaggctaagaggggcaggctgtacctctgtactactggagtccgtctatggagtactacaaagaggcccttaccaaagctgaacatagcacagatatccgccgcaaccatgggaggatttatacaaaggaaaaggtgccgtggccaagatattgagatatttgcggtctcattggcagatatacagaaggcactggccccaaagagacatattgacccccgtacaaagctaccaaggcaatactggaaatacctaaggctcttcgaacaagacaaagcagaagaactaccaccgcaccggggagatgggattgatcacaaaatcgagctcgtacaggaggagagtgggaaggatcctcTA aaaggctttatccgcgtgagccattccccagctgcagccccagtactctttgtacgaaaaccaggaggaggactgcggttctgcgtcgactaccgtgctctaaatgccattaccaagaaggaccgctatccattgcccctgatccatgagacactgaaccaaattggacaagccagatggtttactaagctggatgtgtctgctgccttccataagatccgcatagccaaaggccaggaatggatgactgccttcc atgaattctgctcagcctatatcgacgatgtgcttgtctataccaatggggacctccgccagcaccggaagcacgtacgaatggtcttgaagaaactggaagaagcaggcctatatttggatattaagaagtgcgaatttgagtgcaaggagacaaagtacttgggctttataatacaggcagggaagggaatcaaaatggacccggagaaggtgaaagcaataaaggaatgggaaacccctactactataaagggcgtccgaggattcctgggctttgccaacttctaccgaaggttcatccctaacttctcagggatcgtacgcccactgaacaacttgacaaagaaagggacacccttcttgtggactaaggagtgccaggatagctttgatctgcttaaggaaaagtttattactggacctgtcctagcaaccttcaacccttcctaccgtacggtagtagagaccgactcctcaggttataatacaggaggagttctctctcaatataatgaaaaaggggaattgcacccatgtgcctacttctctaaaaggaattctccagctgaatgcaactatgagatctatgacaaggagctactcgcaattgtacgatgtcttgaagcctgggatgctgaactgcgctcatgtggagaattccaagttattacagaccacaaaaacctggagtacttcttctccccaaggaagctgacagaacgacacgtacgatggtccttatttctcagccggttcaacttcaagctagtatataggaaagggtcagccaatcagagagctgatgcactttcacggagagaccaagacatgcctgatgatgaagatgacagg ctggacgcccaagaccatatcctcttccgtgggaggaggtgggtgcctgatagtgaacagctccgtacgagtataattcaggctgcacatgactctatattgacaggacatcctggccgagagcaaacatatttgctggttagccgtgaatacttctggcctaacatgtcccgggatatcagaagattcgtccggaactgtgatatatgtgggaggaccaagtcttggagagaccagagaagggggctattaaagcccctccctgtgcctgatcgtccctggcaggaggtttcaatggatttcattacagacctaccagagagcgaaggttgtacaaacatcatggttatcacagaccgattaaccaaaggtgtgatactagaaggaatgtcagaaactgactctgagagtgtggcctgggcactcgtacgagtacttataagcaaacacgggatcccgaaggctatcacctcggacaggggaagccagtttacaagtgaTACATgggcccgcatatgtaccctgacagggatcaaccgccggctatctacagcctatcatcctcagactgatggatcaacagagagaatgaacagcacagtggaaacctacctccgcatgtatacctgctatgaccagaaggactggaacaggctacttccacttgcagagctggcaattaatggccgtacatcaacagcaacaggg catctagctgaagaaccaaccaagagtcctatccagaaaggggaagccatcgtacggaaagttaaggaagccctagactgggctcaagcctccatggcctattcccaacagaatacagagaatcaggctaataaacacaggagcccggccacaaactaccaagtgggagataaggtctggctaagtctgaagaacatccgtacggaccgacccagtaagaaacttgactggaagaacgccaagtatgaggttataggcctggtgggcagtcatgctgtacggctgaatacgcccccagggatccatccagtcttccatgtggacctgcttcggctggcttcatcagatccacttccttcccagaagaatgatgatagccagccccctagcatcatggtgaacggtgaggaagaatacatggtagagaaaatcctggacgaacgtcgcaggagatacgggagaggtcaccggctggaatacctagtgaaatggtcaggctatgctcagccaacctgggaagctgccacagctttggaggaagtacaagctctggatgagtggctggatcgtacgaaacaatatagacttcaggacggctcactaaacagagatgcatatataaaggctaaagcaacatga